TACGAAGTGAGTATATATATTTCGAAAATTGTAATTAGAAATCAGAAAAGAGAAGAAAATAGAAGAAAGAGGAAAGATTAAAGGGGAAAGAGAGAATTGACTTTGAATGTTATATATCTCGATTTAGCATTTAATAAACTAGAAAACTTCCATATTTACACATATAATGAAAAATAATATAGTTGAAGAATTTAACGCCTATCGCGAAAAGATGAATGAAAAGATGCTTGCGGATAACAACAAGATCATCAAGCGAATTTTTAATTTAGACACCAATGCCTATATGGAGGGCGCCCTACCTAAGAAAACGAAGGAGTTGTTGGGCTTGGGAAACTCACTGGTACTTAGATGCGACGATTGCGTGCGGTACCATTTGGAGGAATGCCACAAACTAGGTTTAACCAAGGAAGAAGTAGTTGAAGGCATGAGTATTTCCCTACTTATTGGCGGCACCATTGTGATTCCACATTTACGCAGGGCTTTTGAATATTGGGAAGCCTTGGAAGAGAAAAATTAATTTTCCGGATCGCTCATTTGTTTAATTCACTAAAAACATAGAGCAGCCGTACAGACTCGCAAAAGATATTACCCCTTCGAATTCACGAATTATTGATATATTCGTGTGTTTTAATTGAATACTTTAGTGAGAAGAAAGACTCTAGACTGTAGAATAGAGAGAAGAGAATAGAGACTAAAGAGGCGTGGAACACTTATAGTTAGGAGCTCAAATATTTGTGGCAAAAAACATATAGCTCAACAGCATTCGTGTATTCGTGGCAAAAAACATTCAGCCGAGAAAAATAGTGGTTGTTGTATCAAAATTTTAATCCTATTAAATGAAGCTAAAAGCCGAAAATTTAATGAAATCCTATAAAGGCCGAAAGGTCGTTAAAGGAATTACTGTAGAAGTAAATCAAGGAGAAATTGTTGGGTTACTGGGTCCGAATGGGGCTGGTAAAACCACTTCATTCTATATGATTGTGGGCTTAATTAAACCCAATGGCGGCAGGATTTTTTTGGAAGGAACCGAGATTACCAAATACCCAATGTACAAACGCGCACAACACGGAATTGGTTATTTGGCGCAGGAAGCTTCTGTTTTCAGAAAATTAAGCGTGGAAGACAATATTTTAAGCGTTTTACAACTTACAAAACTTTCAAAAAAAGAACAGCGCGCCAAAATGGAATCGCTAATTGAAGAATTTGGCTTAGGGCACATTCGCAAAAACCGGGGCGATCTTTTAAGCGGTGGCGAAAGAAGGCGTACCGAAATTGCTCGCGCCTTGGCAACCGACCCGCATTTTATTCTTCTGGATGAGCCCTTCGCTGGCGTTGACCCTGTTGCAGTGGAAGATATTCAGCGAATTGTAGCGCAACTTAAAAACAAAAACATCGGTATTCTTATAACCGATCACAACGTTCAGGAAACACTTGCTATTACAGACAGAACGTATTTAATGTTTGAAGGAAGCATCTTAAAACACGGCGTCCCCGAAGAACTTGCTGCAGACGAAATGGTGCGAAAAGTATATTTGGGACAAAATTTTGAACTTCGGAAGAAGAAATTGGAGTTTTAAGTTTTTGCCACTAATTCACAGTTTTTTTTTAAATAGTATTCGTGTATTCGTGGCAGTTTTTACAATGCAACTTAATGAATGCTTATCCCTAATTAACCACAAAGAACACAATGGTTTTCACAAAGAACACAAAGTTTTAATTTTACAGGTCTCCATTTATAACTCTTTTAATACCCTGTTTTAATAGACTTACGTTAAAATTTATAAGAAGTCCTAACTTAAAACCGCCAAGTCTCATATAAGTCAGAGTCTGTGCTAAATGAACATCCTTTAAAGATTCCACACTTTTTATTTCTATAATGACTTTATTTTCGACTAATAAATCAATTCGATAACCAATTTCTAGTTTTACATCTTCAAAGATTAGAAGCATCGGTTTTTGTTTCTCAACATTTATTCCCTTCAGCTTTAATTTATAAAATAAGCATTCTTGGCAGGCAGATTCTAATAAGCCGGGCCCAAGTGCCTTATGAACTTCCAATGCACAGCCTATAGTTTTATTAGCTATTTATTTTTCGGTCATTCTAAATAAAATAAATTCTTAATGCAACAACTATGGCCACAATGGTTTTCACAAAGAACTCACTGATCTGCGTATAATAAATCCTTCTTTGTGCACTCTGTGACTTCTTAGTGTACTTTGTGGTTAATACCCTTAAACTCTGAGAAGATAATCGTTTCTTCTTTGTGCACTCTGTGGCATCTTAGTGTACTTTGTGGTTAAACATCGAAAGCACGATATATAGCACTATTATAAAAGGGATTGCTAAAAACTTCAGCAGTACTAAAAGCACCAAACAAAGTATTAAAAATACATATCGGATGGCATTGCTTTTAAAATCCCAAGTTTTAAATTTTAATGCGAAAAGGGAAATTTCGGCATTTAATAGGATACAGCTAATAAGGGTTATTCCAATTAAAAACCATCTATTTAATATTATGGTTTCGGCCAATTCGGAATATTGAAATTGCAGAATTAACGGTAAACTTAAAACAAAAAGTGCGTTCGCAGGCGTTGGAAGGCCTATAAACCCAGTAGTTTGACGGGTATCTACATTAAATTTTGCCAATCTATATGCCGAAGCAATAACAATGAGCAAACCAATTAATGGCATATAATTTTTAAAACCCACATTCCACCCATCCATCGAAAAGGTTTCGGTTAAGGTTTGCATATGTCCGAAATACGATAAATTCAGCATTTGATACATTATAATTCCCGGTGCAACGCCACTGGTAATAACATCTGCCAAGGAATCCAATTGCAGACCAATTTCGCTTTGCGCTTTGAGCAATCGCGCTGCAAGCCCATCAAAAAAGTCGAAGAAAATTCCGAGGAAAACAAAAAAGGAAGCTGTAATCAAATCGCC
This region of Aequorivita marisscotiae genomic DNA includes:
- a CDS encoding carboxymuconolactone decarboxylase family protein translates to MKNNIVEEFNAYREKMNEKMLADNNKIIKRIFNLDTNAYMEGALPKKTKELLGLGNSLVLRCDDCVRYHLEECHKLGLTKEEVVEGMSISLLIGGTIVIPHLRRAFEYWEALEEKN
- the lptB gene encoding LPS export ABC transporter ATP-binding protein, with translation MKLKAENLMKSYKGRKVVKGITVEVNQGEIVGLLGPNGAGKTTSFYMIVGLIKPNGGRIFLEGTEITKYPMYKRAQHGIGYLAQEASVFRKLSVEDNILSVLQLTKLSKKEQRAKMESLIEEFGLGHIRKNRGDLLSGGERRRTEIARALATDPHFILLDEPFAGVDPVAVEDIQRIVAQLKNKNIGILITDHNVQETLAITDRTYLMFEGSILKHGVPEELAADEMVRKVYLGQNFELRKKKLEF
- a CDS encoding GxxExxY protein — encoded protein: MANKTIGCALEVHKALGPGLLESACQECLFYKLKLKGINVEKQKPMLLIFEDVKLEIGYRIDLLVENKVIIEIKSVESLKDVHLAQTLTYMRLGGFKLGLLINFNVSLLKQGIKRVINGDL
- a CDS encoding CDP-alcohol phosphatidyltransferase family protein, which encodes MLKQIPNIITSLNILCGCVAILFATSGDLITASFFVFLGIFFDFFDGLAARLLKAQSEIGLQLDSLADVITSGVAPGIIMYQMLNLSYFGHMQTLTETFSMDGWNVGFKNYMPLIGLLIVIASAYRLAKFNVDTRQTTGFIGLPTPANALFVLSLPLILQFQYSELAETIILNRWFLIGITLISCILLNAEISLFALKFKTWDFKSNAIRYVFLILCLVLLVLLKFLAIPFIIVLYIVLSMFNHKVH